The Henckelia pumila isolate YLH828 chromosome 2, ASM3356847v2, whole genome shotgun sequence genome includes a window with the following:
- the LOC140883002 gene encoding uncharacterized protein codes for MIGVVNKFFITSMLMWAAPVAILYGYNHKLLPGSTQLSPESMTLWSGILAVISVNAVIGLYIYLAMKEPSDKHEPDPKFLADAKDSMNKSRRNEADRTKQE; via the exons ATGATTGGGGTTGTAAACAAGTTCTTTATTACATCCATGTTAATGTGGGCAGCTCCTGTTGCAATTCTATATGGATACAATCACAAGTTATTGCCTG GTAGTACTCAGTTGTCACCCGAGTCCATGACATTGTGGAGTGGAATACTTGCAGTAATTTCTGTCAATGCTGTTATAGGATTATACATTTACTTGGCGATGAAAGAACCTTCAGACAAACATGAACCAGATCCTAAATTCCTCGCAGATGCCAAGGACAGCATGAATAAGTCCAGGCGAAACGAAGCTGACCGCACAAAGCAGGAATAG
- the LOC140884523 gene encoding receptor-like protein 44, with protein sequence MGFAAQLLALALLALAAAAAADPNDELCLTRLSESLEDPFQNLQNWTRAVFANPCQGFTSFLQGATCNNGRIYKLSLPNLSLRGTISPYLSNCTNLQALDLSSNSIAGPIPTDLQYLVNLAVLNLSSNTLSGEIPQQLALCAYLNVIDLHENRLSGSIPQQLGLLVRLSVFDVSNNRLSGLIPASLGNRSGNLPRFNASSYEGNKDLYGYPLPPLKNKGLSILAIVGIGLGSGFISLVLSFTAVCIWLRVSEQKLANEEGKNSQFMPDY encoded by the coding sequence ATGGGTTTCGCGGCCCAGCTGCTGGCTTTGGCCCTGCTAGCcctcgccgccgccgccgccgccgatcCCAACGACGAGCTCTGCCTCACGCGACTCAGCGAGTCGCTGGAGGACCCTTTCCAGAACCTGCAGAACTGGACTCGAGCCGTTTTCGCCAACCCATGCCAGGGTTTCACCTCCTTCCTACAGGGAGCCACCTGCAACAATGGCCGAATCTACAAGCTCTCCCTCCCCAATCTCTCGCTCAGAGGCACCATTTCTCCTTATCTCTCCAATTGCACCAATTTGCAAGCGCTCGATCTCTCCTCAAACTCCATCGCCGGCCCGATCCCCACGGACCTCCAGTATCTCGTCAATTTGGCTGTACTTAATCTCTCCTCCAACACCCTCTCCGGGGAAATCCCCCAGCAATTGGCGCTTTGTGCTTACCTGAACGTCATCGATCTGCACGAAAACCGGCTGTCCGGTTCGATTCCGCAGCAGCTGGGGCTCCTCGTGAGGCTATCGGTTTTCGATGTGTCCAACAACAGGCTATCCGGGCTCATACCCGCTTCATTGGGTAATCGAAGCGGGAACCTCCCGCGATTCAATGCCAGCTCGTACGAAGGTAACAAGGATCTCTACGGCTACCCACTTCCGCCCTTGAAGAACAAAGGGCTTTCGATTCTGGCGATCGTGGGGATCGGGCTGGGGAGTGGGTTCATCAGTCTGGTGTTGAGTTTCACCGCCGTTTGCATTTGGTTGCGGGTTTCGGAGCAGAAATTGGCCAATGAAGAAGGCAAAAACAGTCAATTCATGCCTGATTACTGA
- the LOC140885458 gene encoding short-chain dehydrogenase PC-15-like: protein MSDTKVALVTGCAVGGIGYEYCKALAEHNCHVIASDIPQKMHHLLDLRSENIETIGLDVSSDESVAKAIDHVISRHGKLDILVNNAGIGSVGPLAELPLDFIKRAYEINALGALRLVQHVVPHMVTRRRGIIVNVGSVVGKVPTPWAGSYCASKAYIHAVSHALRVELKPFNIDVVLVLPGAVKSNFGGSSYDGLRDQEWKIYNIFKDDIEERAKASQGGKSTDATVFARHVVSKVLGSSPPKEIVHGHMTGLFNFLSWSPLWVRDLFFTRRFKLHKKVF from the coding sequence ATGAGTGACACAAAGGTTGCCTTGGTCACCGGTTGCGCCGTCGGCGGCATCGGCTATGAATATTGCAAGGCACTCGCCGAGCATAATTGTCATGTAATTGCATCCGACATCCCCCAAAAAATGCACCATCTCTTAGACTTGCGATCCGAAAACATCGAGACCATAGGCCTCGACGTCTCGTCCGATGAAAGCGTCGCGAAAGCGATTGATCATGTGATTTCACGGCACGGGAAGCTGGATATCCTAGTCAACAATGCCGGGATCGGGAGCGTAGGCCCTCTAGCCGAACTCCCACTAGACTTTATcaaaagagcatatgaaataaACGCATTAGGAGCGTTGCGTCTCGTTCAACACGTGGTTCCGCACATGGTTACACGACGTCGTGGAATCATAGTCAATGTAGGAAGTGTGGTAGGGAAAGTTCCAACCCCTTGGGCAGGGTCCTATTGTGCTAGCAAAGCATATATTCATGCTGTCTCTCATGCTTTGCGAGTCGAGCTCAAGCCATTTAATATCGATGTAGTACTCGTGCTCCCCGGGGCCGTAAAATCGAATTTTGGAGGTAGTAGCTATGATGGTTTGAGAGATCAAGAGTGGAAGATTTATAACATTTTCAAGGATGATATAGAGGAGAGGGCCAAGGCGTCTCAAGGGGGGAAATCGACGGACGCGACCGTTTTCGCTCGGCACGTAGTAAGTAAGGTCTTGGGTTCGAGTCCGCCAAAGGAAATCGTTCATGGTCATATGACAGGGTTGTTTAATTTTCTTTCGTGGTCTCCTCTTTGGGTGAGGGATTTATTCTTCACTCGTCGGTTTAAGTTGCACAAGAAGGTGTTCTAA